A region from the Rhinoderma darwinii isolate aRhiDar2 chromosome 2, aRhiDar2.hap1, whole genome shotgun sequence genome encodes:
- the STX12 gene encoding syntaxin-12 → MSGQWPHSTARGRDFSSIIQTCSGNIQRITNNTSQIRTLLNQLGTSKDSSKLQQNLQQIQHSTNVLAKETNTYLKDLACVPTSLSPTEQRQQKLQKERLMNDFSTALNRFQAVQRQVSEKEKETVARARAGSRLSGDERQKEEPLVSFDNNEDWNQMQSQEEDLGITEQDFELIKERESAIQKLEADILDVNQIFKDLAVMIHDQGEMIDSIEANVESAEVHVERGAEQLQRASYYQKKSRKKICILALVLAIVAVILGIIIWFSVKS, encoded by the exons ATGTCCGGCCAGTGGCCACACAGCACAGCCCGGGGGCGAGACTTCAGcagcatcatccagacatgcAGTGGCAACATCCAGAGAATCACGAACAACA CTTCTCAGATTCGGACCTTGTTAAATCAACTTGGAACCAGTAAAGATTCTAGTAAACTTCAACAGAACCT TCAACAGATTCAGCATTCCACCAATGTTTTAGCCAAGGAAACCAACACTTACTTGAAGGATCTTGCATGTGTTCCCACTTCATTGTCTCCCACGGAGCAG CGCCAGCAAAAACTGCAGAAGGAGCGTCTTATGAATGATTTTTCCACTGCACTCAACCGTTTCCAAGCTGTCCAGAGACAAGTGTCAGAGAAGGAAAAGGAGACAGTAGCACGTGCCAGAGCCGGGTCCCGTCTGTCA GGTGATGAAAGGCAGAAGGAAGAACCGCTTGTTTCATTCGACAA taATGAAGATTGGAACCAAATGCAAAGCCAAGAGGAAGATCTTGGAATCACAGAACAAGACTTTGAACTTataaaagagagagagagtgcgATCCAGAAATTAGAG GCAGATATTCTTGATGTGAATCAGATTTTTAAAGACTTGGCAGTAATGATTCATGACCAAGGAGAAATGATAG atagTATAGAAGCCAATGTTGAAAGTGCAGAAGTTCACGTAGAAAGAGGCGCTGAGCAGTTACAGAGGGCATCATATTACCAG AAAAAATCACGGAAGAAGATTTGCATCCTAGCCCTCGTCCTTGCTATTGTGGCAGTTATCCTGGGCATTATTATATGGTTTTCTGTGAAGTCCTGA